DNA from Neovison vison isolate M4711 chromosome 12, ASM_NN_V1, whole genome shotgun sequence:
CTCCAGAGCACATACCTGGGGACCTAATAGACACCTTTGAGAAGTGAAGAAAAATCAGATCAATGATCAGCTGTAGCCTTCTCTTGGGGTCCTGTGCACAGGTTCACACTGCCCACTTGCTCACGACCATCCACCCGCTCCTACAACAGGGCTGTGCGTTCCAAAGAGGACTTTGTCCAGTTAGAAATCCTAGCTGCTCTTCTCAGCCATAATCCAAAGGTTTGTTGGTAGGGACTTCCAGTATGGCCCAAAGAACCCACTATTTCATTCTATTGCTCTCCCCCAAGCCTATCTGACGCTGTCTCAccctgcccactccccacccccctgctctgATTCTCTCTCCTAGAATTTCTGCTGATTCTCTCTCAGaatttttgtctctctctgttaaaaaaaaaagtgcctacaCTCATcataggacagaaaaaaaaaaaaaagcaatgaaacaaGGGTCTGTATAATTGGGGGAAGGAAGAAGCCACAACACATCTTGGCCCTAATTATCTGGATCTTTCTGAACAATTGCCTCCATATCCCACACCAGCCCAGACTGCCATAGTGAGGTTTCTTAGAGCCAGAGGCGCTAAAGAGAGACAGGAGTGTTTATGCCCAGATGCTGCCGAACAAACCACAAGTGCATAGACAGAGTTATCTGGAAATCTCACTACTTCTAAAAGATCTCTGTGTGGGTAGAAAGACGCAGGGTGTCtgaagataatttctttttcatctgcTCTTTTGCCTGGACATCTGCACTCACTGAGCTTTACCAGCCCGAGTCTGTTTCCACACAGGGAGTGTGTGAGCGCATAGCTGCTGAGACCTAGTGGGTTTTACATCCATCTCCATGCCGTAATTTGCAAGTGTATTAAATCTCAATTGggctatattttctttatttcaaagttatttttctcTAGGAGGCTATgataaaaaagtgtttatttttagcaggtttttttttttctgggaaacttTAAGATCTTCATTTTGCTCAAAGATATTTCTGAGCCTCTTCCCAATCCTTCCCCGCCACTTCGCTCTACATGCGTACACAGGGGTGCCAGAGCAACTCCTTCTCTTCACCTCTCCACACTAAACCCATTGCCCATTGCTCTAGAACTATGCTTCTGCCCACAGTGGGTGAGGTGGGCATCTGCTCCCCTGCCTTTTGACCCAGCAGCATGGCCTAACAGCTCCTCCTGTTCCAGGAATTCCTGCTGGACCCCTGTCTCCAAAGGAGTTTTCCATTTGGGTGAGATGGTGAATTAAAGGGCCATCTGTCTATAATACATTACTGTATACTTACTATCTTCTAGAAATGTATTATCATGTGTTTCATATTAGGTAGTTGGTAACaaattattacataaaaatattattgcCAGTTCAGAACAGGTAACACATGATACCATGTACTACAATTCTATCATCCTGGAATCTTCTGGCAGCCAGAAATAGGGTGCCTAGTGTGGCTCCCACCCTGATATTCAGTTGATATTCAGGCTCCCACCCTGATATTAGTATACTAAGTAATCTCATATTTGCAAGAATGTTATCTTCTGCACTTTCTAACATCATTCAGTGATTTTTTCaccatctgcctttgcctcagtcCCGGATGCAGAGGAATTTCAGGCCCACCCTTAGGAGGTCTTCACATCTCTAATTCCCAGGGAAAATGTCCCTGGGCTCACACGTAGAGCTGGGGGCTCACTGGGTAGTATGGGGAGACATCTGTGGCTTCCATGCCCCCTCCCCAGTATTCCTGAAGGCGTTAGAATGGAGCCAGTCAGCCCTCTCCCACCGAGTTCTGCTTACAACCAAAGCAGACTCAGGGTTTGGCTTCATAATTTCTCAGCCCTGTGCTGAATCCAAAGCTCCTGATGTGATTGTGACAAACCTGGGACTGATCTTTCTCCTCTGGAGAATGGTGGGGATTGCAGGATCCCCTCTGGTTCAGAAACAGCCTCAGGTGGAAAAGGAACAGGACATCCTTGAATTCCGCTTCCCCCCACACATAGGCAAAGATTTGGGGGTCCCTATCCTGGGCCCGGATCCTAGATGTATCCAGAACAGGTCTTCAGTCCCTCACTTCTCATCCTCATACCCCTTTTTCTGTGTTGGATACATGGAAAACTCTCCCTCTCCCCGAAATTTGGGGAAGTTGGCAGTGGGAACACCCACAGGATTTGAGCTCaggcaaataaaattttatacccAGGAGACAGATGCAAACTCCCTTCTCACCACATCCTTTTCAGAGATTTTAGCTCTGCTCCTTTAACGATCAGGAAATTCGTGGCcgaattcttaaaataaatcaagaaaagaaaatattctgcatTTCTTTGGACCCGGCAAATTAGACCtctattcaaaaaacaaaaccaaaaaacctatcTAGTGCTTCAACGATCCTGAAAATTCAGGCAAgatagttcttatttttttcttcaattatcGGTGGGTTGAGGGTTTTGTCCTCGTAGTTTCGGATTCCGAAGCACCCaaggcccaccccaccccattcctGGCTGGAATCGGGCTTGGGGGGGCCAAGAGCCGCGCGTGAGACTGGAgcgggctgggggaggaggaggcgagCTCCCGATTCGAGCGGAGCCGGCAGCCCGGCGCTCGGGCGCCTGTGATTGCTTCACTCTCAGCCGGGCAGCTCCGGGGAACGTGTCGGAGCAGATTTCTTCCCCGGCGCATTCCTCAGCGCAGCTCGCCCGGCCGGCTCCATCGGCAGCCCAGCAGAGCCGGCGCGCCGGGGCCAGACGGCGGGGGTGGCTGAGGCGCGGAGCCCcggggcaggcggggcggggaggggtccCTGGCTGCTTCTGCAGCTgctgctgcggcggcggcggcggcgctcgggcccCTTCCTTACCTGGAAAGGGAGACTTCCAGAGGTGGGCGGACTGCGACTGCTCCTTGGAGCAATACACCTGACTGTCCCAGCCGttggagagagcccaatgttggtAGCCTTCGACCGGGATGAGCGCATCGTGACGCGGCTCCGGGTGCCCGCTGATCCCAGGCACCACCGACACGTCCAGGTAGCTGGGCATCGCCTGGTAGGAGCTGGCAAAGCTGGGGTAGAAGGCGAACTCCTTGGCCCTGGAGGACAGATCGTCACCGGGCAGGGCGCCCGACGGCTCCGGGTATTTATCGCCCGGGTGGTAGGCGCAAGGCTTTTGCTGCAGGTTCACGTTGTGCGACAGGCGGCAGCCGTAGTAGCTGCCACCGAACGGGTAGCCGTAGCCCAGGGTGGCGCTGGACGAGGTGGGGGGCGCCGGCGGCGGGGCGCACTGGCGCGCCGCCTCTGGGGCCGGGATGTCCGTGTAGACGGCGCCCTGTGGGGCACCCAGGGGAGCCGGCGGGCGGCCCAGCACGGGGTGTGGAAGCAGGTCGCGGCAGTGGCTGGCCGGGCAGCTGCTGCCCAGCCCGTCCATGCTGGGGGCTTTGCTGGGGCTCGCTCCGCTGCAGCCGCCCCCcgcgccgcccgcgccgccgcctcccccgccgccgcctccgctgCCGCTCTCCGCCGCGCTGTCCTCATAGACGTACATAAGGCTCTCCGGCCAGCGCGGATGCAAGAGCAGCGAAGTCGTCATGACATGATCTGCTCgagctttttaaaaactccacTTGCCAGAGGCAGCGAGCTAGGGAGACACCTcgctcccttttcccctcccccatccctcctcccttccctctcctcccctcccctcctactCCCGGTGCTTCCACCTCCCTCCCTACATTCCCTCTACGCATGCGGGGACACTTCATTAAGAAATCCGCGGTCTCCCGCCCGGCTCCCTTCTGCACCCCTCCCGCGCCCACGTGACGAGCAAACTCACGTGACTCTGGGGCCGGGTCTCCTGGGCTTCCCACCCCTTGCCGTGGGGCGGGGCAAAAGGAAACATATCTCTGCTGATTGGCTCTCAGGAGGGGCAaagaggagggagctgggagaTTTAAAGGGACAGGGCAACGCCCCCCCAGCACGCccgagggaggcagagggaggcaaagggaggagggggaggctgaATTTGGCCGACGCAAAGGGGTCTAGAGAGACTAAGATTGTTCCTGGGCGCCTCCCTCTAGGTTTGGGTTTAGATTGGCTATGGGAGAGTCTGATCCTTACCCAAAAAACGATCGCTGTGACTGGATTGGAGTTGGGGCTAAGGGTGGGGGAGAAATTGGATTGTTTTATCTCCTAATAAATAAACTAGAAAGCAGGCGGAAACGTGCGGGCAACGCGTGGGGAGCCCTGGTTCTGGCCCTGGCATAATCTGCCTAGAGCTCGTGGATGGAAAGAACCTGAGGCCGCCCAGCGAGAGACTTTGATGTCCGGATTGCATTTCCATTTCAGAGTTTCGGCCACTTTCTCCAAAGCCCCAGTTGTCTGAAAGGGACCTTTTCGGCTCCTCCACCTCCACCGCAGAGCAAAGAGGGCTGAAAGGATGTGATagccccaaaacacacacacacacacacacacacatacaaaatcaatacatggAGGGGGTGTAGTTATGCTCTCAGTGAAAAATGGAGGAagaataaaaggaggaaaatgagggCAATAGAATAGACTGATATTTCAATgtacaatagaaataaaaagcctCGGAGCGAGATTTTCAAAGAAAAGGGCGGGAGATGGGGAAAGAATTTGGTGTAGGAAAGCTAAAAAGCCCTTGATGCAAACAAGAGCAAGCGCTCTCAGATCCGTGTACAAAAGGAATCCTGGAATGAGAGTCGGCCCGATTTGTCCTTTTGGAGGGACCTTTCCCAGGCACAACCCTGTAAGACCCCAGAAAGACCGACCTAAGCCTCGTGGGCCCA
Protein-coding regions in this window:
- the HOXC13 gene encoding homeobox protein Hox-C13, whose translation is MTTSLLLHPRWPESLMYVYEDSAAESGSGGGGGGGGGAGGAGGGCSGASPSKAPSMDGLGSSCPASHCRDLLPHPVLGRPPAPLGAPQGAVYTDIPAPEAARQCAPPPAPPTSSSATLGYGYPFGGSYYGCRLSHNVNLQQKPCAYHPGDKYPEPSGALPGDDLSSRAKEFAFYPSFASSYQAMPSYLDVSVVPGISGHPEPRHDALIPVEGYQHWALSNGWDSQVYCSKEQSQSAHLWKSPFPDVVPLQPEVSSYRRGRKKRVPYTKVQLKELEKEYAASKFITKEKRRRISATTNLSERQVTIWFQNRRVKEKKVVSKSKAPHLHST